The genomic window AAGATGGCCGTGCGTAGCAGTGATTAGTGAGACTGGGAGATTTTGGCAGGTGATGAGCATCGCAGcactgccatgtgtgtgtgtgtgtgtgtgtgtgtgtgtgtgtgtgtgggtgtgtgtgaggaaggggTCAGCTGAGCCCACAGATTTCTCAGAGGGCACCCAGTCAGTCCTCCACCCACattcagtttaagttttagTTTCTCACAGGTTCCTCCTGTGTGAGCGTGGCGTACGGTTTTACTCATCAGTCCTTCCCTTTGCACACCAAGGAGTAGCAATAAATTAGATACACAATTATAACAGGGACATTAACACCAGCAACAGCACAAgtaaaaatacatacaaaaccaaaatacaaaaacagacaaaaactcaTTGTGTCCAAAAACGAGGACATCTCAAGAAGACGaatcccccccacccctgaTAAGACCCCCATCCATTTTAATTTCCCGgacatgacatttttttttctcggtTATGCATCAGTCAGGAACCCCATGAAGTTGGCCTGTAGCCAAAGCTTAgtgatcatttatgttgtgACTCTAGCTGAGAAACCGTTGCATGGactacacacaaaacaaacgcTGTACAGGAAAGTATTTCTTTTccccacacacatatgaaacAAAAACTGTAATCATATCAAGCTCTGATTAAAACTGGCACAAGCACAGCCATAAGCACATAAGTGGCCCATTCGGTGATCGGACCTTCCTGTGGCAGACAATTGAGCTTGATAAGAATGGATTTTCCCTCTGGAAGATGAATCGTTCATCACAGCCATTTTAATTTCACcaagacattttttttcttcagcgaGAGCACCCCTCtcacgaaaaaaaaaaatcaaagcaattTGCTCCTATTTGTGCGCTTCTCCATACGTAATGAGACATCAAATAACCGGGCCGTTTAAAAGGGCGACAAAAAATTGCGGGCTATCGGTGAAACTCATCTGCCGGTAATGAATCCCCTTCATTCATCTCGCTGACTCTCTTTTGAAATGGCACAGGCCTGGGTCCTCACCCCTAATCGTCTCCCTCCCCACCAGCCCACCACCCACTCTAGTCCCAGCCCCTTGAATTCCACCTGATTGCAATCTCACCCTGCCATCCTTGCCGCACTCAAATTCCCCTCCTGGGGTTCATCATCGAGAAGAATGAAACAACGTCAGCGAGTTTCAGGAAAACATGTGGCTCTCCGCAGACGCTCTTGTGTTCTGAATGACTCACAGTTAAGTTAGTTCACAGGAGAAAAACAAGAAATATAGCATCACTTAAAAGCTCTCGGCACAACAGAGAGCCTTAATAATCCAGGTTGAGTCCCTTCCCTGATGTGTGTCTGTTAACAAGTCGAGGATATCCAGGTTGTCGGCTCCTTTTTCGCTCTAATGGCCAGCACGTATctcgtttttttgtttttgttttggcctATAGTGGTTCGATGAAGTGCACCAACTGTGTGCATTGATGCAGTGGAAGCGAGAGCCAAAACAGGCCGGCTTAATATGCCCTGTAACACAGCTCCGCTTAATCCTCTTTACTTTATGACTTGCGCTGGTCGGGGGAATAGCATTGGACAGGGAGTTGGTGCCTGCGGTGTGctagccgcacacacacacaatagaccaATCGGTCTTACTTGTGCAGGGCTGAAGTGTTTTACAGCATGTAGCGCCAAATGTTCAGGCGCTACGCTCCCTCACTGGCACGTCTTTGGCATGTTTTTGGaaagcatgtgtctgtgtgtgtgtgtttgtgtgtgtgtgtgtgtgtgtgtgtgtagtatctcCGTGTGTAAAGGGattgagggatgtgtgtgtgtagtatcgcTGTAAGGGGACTAAggggtgtgtttttgtgagtgtgtgagtgtgtgtgtgtgtgtgtgtgtgtgtgtgtgtgtgtgtgtgtgtgtatgtgagtttgtgtgtgtgtagttaggtgGGTAGGCTTGATGAGGCAAGTAGGGCAATCCCACGGAGGCGGCCTGGCCCGGCCCAGCTCAGGAGAGCTGGCGAGTCGTGTCATGTCATGTCCTGCGTGGTGGAGCCAGGGCGAGATCAAGCCCAAGCCCCGCATCCCAGAGGAGGAGTCAGTCTCCTGGGAGAACAGAGGGGGCAGTTTGGCAGCTCTGTTGGGATTCTCCTTGGACCCGCCAAAATCAAAGaacaaagactgtgtgtgtgtgtgtgtgtgtatttgtgggtaggtgtgtgtggtgtgtacacatgtgtgtatgtgtggatagTTATGTGCACATGGGAGGAGAGCAGAAACAGCAGGAGTAGACAGGCTGTCTGTGACCTTGCATTCCCCTTTAAGTGGTCAATtggaatgagaaaaaaaaaaactgtgaagtTTCTTCCTGATTCCTCATCTAGTatttttctccccctccccctcccctcccctcccctcccctcccctcccctcccctctcgcCTTCCAATCTGCTTCAGACGAACTCTGAATGCTCTCTGCTGTGGGCGCTCGCatacttgcacgcacacatgggcacacccacccaatacacacacacacacacacacatatatatatatatatataaacaccacacacagcgCTCGAGAGGCTCGAGTGTGCTCTACATTCTCTGCATACACAGGCCCCAGTGACCTCAGATGAACGCGTGTGTGTTTTCGCCGAGTTGgtccctccctcttttccttccctcatcctgcccccccccaccccgcccccccccgccGCCTCCCCCGCCTCCCCTGGAGCGCCTGCCCCCTCGACAGCCAGCAGACCCAAAACaccccttcctcctcttccacccCTTCATGCCAAGCCGCCAAGCAAGCGTAGGCAAGCACACTTTCTGTTTTGAGATATCTGGTGAGGGttttctctttttgtgtgtgtgtgtgtgtgtgtgtgtgtgtgtgtgtgtgtgtgtggcagagagggagaaagaggagagaaacagagttcCAACTCATGTCCCTAAAAGCCTGTCCCCTGGAAAAAGGCTGTTtgagactaagagagagagagacaaagagagagcaagagagacacagagagagagagcgagagtgcaagagagagggggggttgaCTTTAAAACCCTTCTATTGAACCATTGTatggaaagagaatgagagagggaagagggagagagagagagaaagagagaaagaaagaaagaaagagggagagagacagagggggagaggaagagagagaaatagagagatacTCCTGCTGTGTCTGGACACTCATGCCAGCCATGATTTATTCATCCTAGTCTGCTGAAGGAAGCTGTCAGCTCTAccccacgccccccccccccatgctggGCGCTCTGAGCCACAGCAACAGCAGACCCCTCCCTGTCAGACACCTTCGTGGAGCACGGCACATTACTCCACTTGCAGCAGGCGGCGTGACCTGTGATATTTCCTGCATGAGAACACCAGTGACCGCTATCAAAGCTAATCCTCCCCAGGCCAGCTTAGCTTAGCTCAGCTCAGAGGCCAGTTGCAGGACTGAGGCTGAAGACTCTTGACACTCAGCTTGACTGGTTGCTCTGCTTCTGAATAACATGACTAGCTCTTATCGCCAACCACCGGTTACTCGCGCAGAGTGGCCGTCATAGCGGCCGTTTCGACCAGGATCTTGATGTGAATTAAGGTCATCAAATGCCTTTCTCAGAgcaaacaggaactgaaaagcAGTAGAGAGCAATCTGTATTGTTCACTCGTTCGCTCCTTTCACTTCCTCCTTCCCTCGCTTTCAATAACAAAAAGGTAACACAAAACTCACGGTGATCGGACAAAAAGGAGATCAGTCTCCAGTCCACTCCCAACAATGCAATAATGTTAAGCCTGGTGTTTTCTCCTCTGAATGCACGGGGGCTTGTTGTTTTGTATGTAGGACAGAAGGGTATTGAGGACCGACTGACCGACCCCCTTCTATGAGATATGTCCAGAGAGAGCTGCAGGGTTCATCGTAGACACAACAGCAGAAAGATGCGACAGGAGAGAGCCCTCCCTGGTCAGGGCTGTtattctggggggggggggggggggggacacacacaatatcaacatcaacatcaatggACAGTTTAGCATTGCTCCACTTCCTCGTGGTGTCTTGCGCCAGCGCTGTTTGGTATGTCCAACCATGCCAGTCCAACCCCACCCACTGCTGTGTACCCTGTCATTGGATGGTCGTGGAGCAGTGGGTGGGCCTGTGTGGAAAGGGGGGCCGGACTTTTGATGGGCGGGGCATTGTACAAGTTGCCATGGTTTTATCCCTTTTCTCCCCACGGAACCCCGTGACATCCTGGAACCCTCACCCGTGGTTCTCCCGCAGACCGTCTGAAAAGCCCCTGCCGCGTGCTGCCTTACCCCCCGTTTATCTTCGTTTCGTACGGGTTCTCCAGCAAGTACCGGTACTGCTCGTAGTGGTCCAACATGTATTTGGGAGCGTACATGTGCTCCTTGGGATCCGAAGGAGGGTACTCCTGCACGGAGCCGTCGAACCAGCCCCCGGTTCGGATCAGCTCCCGGATGTATTTAAGGTCCCGCTTGTCCTCGTAGTCGCCCCATCGCGGGAAGTCCCCGTTCTGGGCCGAGATGAGCTTAAAGTGGATCCCCTCGGGGGTGAAGCACCACGAGCAGTGCCAACCGGCAAAGTGGAACGGACTTCCCAGCGACCACTGCACCAGGATGTGTCCCGTGTCGTTCTCGTACTTACGGAAGCCTGGCATGGTGTAGTACTCTCGCCGCCGCAGCCGGATGCCGTCGTTGTCGTAGACGTCATGGAGCATGCCCACGGTGCAGCCCGACACCACCTCCAGAGAGCCCAGCTGCTTCCAGAAGAAGCCGTAGAGCGACTTGCGCATGTGGATGGCGAAGGGCTCCGTCCAGCCGTCGAACAGCTTGAGGAAGAGGATGCCCTCGCGGGCCGGGATCTCGTCGGCGTCGTTGATGAGGAAGACGTCGTCCGGCCGGAGGCCCGCCACCCGCGACATGCCGTTGCGCGTCAGAAAGGTGCGCAGGTAGTCGTCGGCGATCCAGCCGTCCTGCCGCCCGCCGTCGGGGAAGTGGTCGAGGAAGACGTAGAGGATCTTGTGGCGGATGTAGTCGTACGTGCCGTTGAGCAGCAGGCGCAGGAAGCGCAGCGGCCTCCGGTCGCCGTACGCCGTGAAGTTCGACTCGCACACCAGGAAAAGGTCCACGGCGCTCGCCAGCTCGTGAAAGCGCACGTGCAGCAGGTCGAACTCGTGGTTGACGTTGATGGCGTTGATGACGCGCCGGGGCGTCTCGCGAGGCGTCAGCCGCTCCTTGGTGGGCAGGTTGGAGTGGTAGACCATGGTGGGCACGCCGCAGTAGGGCCCGTGCCAGCCGGGCCGGCACACGCACTTCACCAGCCGCTTGCCACGCCTGGGCTTGGCGCGCAGAGTGCCGGCCTGCTCCTCGGGGGGatactgctgctgttgctgctgctgctgctgttgaagcTGGGGGTGCATGGGCTGCTGGAGGAGCTGCCGCTGACCGTGTTTggtcgctgctgctgctgctgctgctgctgctgctgtggggcCTGCCACTTTGGCCTGGCCACCAGGGGGCGCTACTTCGGTCCCCTGCCGGAAGCACAGGGCGCCGGCTTTGGTGCGCACAAAGTAGGGCGCGCGGTCGTTCTGGAGGTGGTGAACGCGGCTGTGGAGGTCGTCCATGGACTCGATCGGGTCGGGGGGTAGGAGCCGTCGTGGGGTCGAGTtcttccacctccaccaccacgtGCGGAGCCTCCGGTCTCAGACGAACTACTGGGGGATTGGGGTGCCAGGGCGTCACCTTCTGGCGCTCATTTTTCTCCTGTTGTGGAAAAGAAATTTAAAGTCTTCTTTAAACCcaagaaaagagaaaggggaACAGTATAGAAGAAAAGtaaaaacagtaaacacaacgAAGTATGCCTAATCATTTATCTATCACATTTATcattatctatatatatatttatgacCTCATCACAACTCTTTCTGCACACACTACCAAAACAATAAACATTGTACAGTAGGAACTGCAGATTCTGTGCTTACTTCAATGCCAACAGGATCTCGGTGTGGTGGTTCCTCAGGCCTCCCCCACGGTCTGGGCACTCCAggatcctcccccacctccatcaCTAGCCCCCCCGGGTCATCAAGCCCTCCCATCATCCTCTCACCCTCCATGTGCTCCCCGGCCCGGGGCTTGGTGTCCGAGGGCCTGAGGTCCAGCGGCGGCCCCTCCTCGGGCACGGCGCTGGCCAGAGGCGTGGCCCTCTCCCTCCAGAAGAAGCCGGTGACCATGATAAAGGACTTGATGTTGGGGTAGGGGGCGGAGAGCTCGCGCAGCAGCGACACGTAGTGCAGCGCCTTGTAGTAGTGCAGGAAGGAGATGACACACAGGCCCACCGTGCAAAGCAAGAACACCCTATGCCGTCGCATTTTCATCCTGAGGAGCAACAAaaggaaagagggggggggggggggggtgggtaagGTCCAGAGAGAAGAAACGGAAACCATGTTTAAGGCCAGAATACAATTTTAGCTTTATTGAAATTATACGTGCATTTCCAGGCATTTGCAGAGCAAGGCAGCAAAGGTTAAGCAGATTTCAATGGTTGCAAATGCATTTCCCTGATTGAGAAGGTGACCGCTAAGATCAGTCAGTGATGAAGTTCAGTTTTATATGTATGACGTCCACAACCAGATCAAGCAAATCCAGTTACCACAGGACCAATGATTAGACAGGTGCCCTTTAATCTCCTTTGGTGCATGGattattacatgtatgtttcgGGGCCACTCTGTAGAGCCTTTGAGGTTCTCGAGTGGAATCCTAAATCATATGGATTGATGATTCAGCTGTGATTGGCTAGGAGGAgctccctcccactctccctccctcccgatCTCCCTCAATTCTCATTCTCTACGCCTGTCAGAATCTACCATAAAAAATTGGAGGGAGTCGGAGGGGTTGTTCTCACAATCAAAGAAATGCAATCTGGCAAAACTGACACAGAGCACGAGGAGAAGTTTCTCAAGAGGGAAGTGACCTTTGGTTTTACGGCTCCTCATTTGTGCAGCGTCGAAAAGCACTTTAGTTTTCAAGGCACTCGCTACCAGTGCAGGACACCAGGGAATGGGGTGGGGATTTGGATGGAGACAAATAAATAGATGGCAGAAAGCAGGGGACTTTTCTCAAGACCCTTAAAAGAAGTTCCTCCAGTGAAATAGCTGCAATCTGAGTTCTCAGTCGACAAGCCTAATGCAGCACTTGGCTGCACTACAACTGTTAATGTGTCCTCTctcagtgagtgagtaagtgagaatgaccgagagagaaagagagaaagtgtcaAAAGGAGGAGTGGTGGAGGACAACAACTTCATAGGCTCTGGacttccccttcagaatcattTCCTCTTTTGTCTTTATcagcactctccctctctcgctccctctttcggtctctctccctccttccctctctcactttctctctttctttctttcacacctTCATACCGTGTGTCTTTTTATCTAGACTTTTTTTCACGTCTCCTGCTTTTCTTTTGTTGGCGTTCTAAAtatgcctctcctctctgccttaTCTCGGTCTCCGCAGCCAGGCGGGCCTGTTCCAACACCACCGGCGCGCCACGCCTGACTGCGAGGAGAAGGACGTTTCGCTCTGGGGCCTGTAATAATCTGCGCAAGAGATAAAAATACAAAGAATATGCTGAGTGTCGAGTTTCCACGGGCCACCAGGCTGCTGGGACTGAGGTAAAATGGGGACGCCTTTAGTTACCGGAGGGAAAAGCCATCGGGGGCCTCCGGGCTCAGGGCCGACTATACTATGAGGAACGATCCGATCTTTTTCCATGCACTTGAGCATAAGTTTAGTGCACTTCAGGGCCACGCTCACTCACTATATACTGAGAGTTCAGGCCAGCGAGATGGATTGTGAAGTGTAGCAGTCATTTTGAAGCAATATAAATGCATCTGGCTTTAGTTTTGTGGCATGCACGTAAACAGAAAGAAATGTCGCTCATGTTGACGCAAGCAAGCCAGTGAAAAGGCTTTCTTTCAGACTGCAGGCAGGAGTGAGTGGTTGGACCAGAGAAACATAATACCAAAAGACAAAATACCAAAAGACAGTGAAGCGCACATGTACAACATTTCTGGGAGAGCCAGGTGCTGCTGAGTGCACACTCTCGTGGGTCATGTCAAACAttagacactcacacacgcaccagATGGCTCTTTCTGGAAATGAACCAACGACCCAGAGAGAATCAGGTGACCTGTCATAAGAGCATGAGAGCAGCCAACCATACTGGTATACAGGGCACCTATTCATCTGTTAAAGGGCAACGCATAGTCAGGTCCAAGGCCTTGTCGCCTCGTTGGAGCCATAAACACGGAAAATTGCTGAGATGAAATTAAGCTCAGCACTCGCCTCTGGTTGTTTATTTGTCGCTTTTACTTTGCCAGCCTGTGTCCACATTGTGACGCTTGGCAGTGGGAAAATAGACTTGGGAGGAGGATTTTCTTAGCGTAGTCTAAATTTAAATAATGTCCTCTGCCACTGTATTAGCAAAGCCAAACATTTGGGGTTTGGAGTCTTGGAGGCGTCTGAAGTGGCAAACAAACTGTGGTGAGCGGCGGCGCACTGAGCGGAACTGTCCACAGCAACGCGGTCAAAGTCGACGTGATTGGGCCAGCTTGAGTGTGGGGGCAAAAGAAACACAAATggacgtttaaaaaaaaaaaaaaatgcagcgCGGATTGTCGTGGCACCCAGGGCGGCGCACGTCTAATGACTTGTCCTCCGCGGCGGGCGCTGTGACTGGATGCCATTATGGACAGACGAGGGCGAGGCGGAAGTGGACAAAAACGGCATTGTGGGTCACCATGGGAGCAGtggagggggggcggggggggcagGACAAAACGTGCAGCCAAATGGGCTTTAATACAATTAGAGCCCCGGCAAAGAATCAGAACGCTTCTATGCgctcatcacacatacacacacttcctgacactgacacacatagaCTTTTTTGTCCTTTTCTGTTTTAGTAAGACACAAAATGCTACTATTCCTGCCTGTCTGACATTCCCATAGACATGACCTATTTAGAGGAGAAAACACTGAAAAAGATAATTACCACACACTATTCTGTGCTTTAAATAGCACATTCATAGATTCAGCGTTTTAAATAACAGATTCGCGTgcgctttctggaaacagggtATGGAAGTCACCTTCAGACAAAAGGTCTTAGATTCAGCGTTTTAAATAACAGATTCGCGTGCGCTTTCTGGAAACAGTGTATGGAAGTCACCTTCAGACGAAAGGTCTTATTGAGGCACTGTGATGAAATCATAATTATTGCGCTGCTCTAGCAGCGTCCCCAAAGAATTGTCCCGCTTGGTTGCTCGACGTCTCTGATATCTCCGAATCTGTAGCCTTGACTCTTGACTCAGCACACACGGGCTCTTCCTCCCTGTATGCTTACTATGAAAAGAACATAGAAAGAACGTACAGGAACGTACAAAGAGCGTACAGgagcagccctctctctctcactctctcttcctgtccacGGTGCCCGAGGCAGCCTCCCTCCAGGGGCTTGCGGCCTGGGGGGATGCAGTCATTGTCTGTGGTGCCCGTCGTTCCTAACGAGAGGCTTCCTTTCTTTGTGCCTGTTGTCAACACTGGAGCCAGCTTAGCTCGGTTACTTATCGCTCAGACGACTGCAGTGGTGGCACAACGTTAGAGGATGGCTCGGGATTTACAGATCGATCGAGGCCCCCCTCCGCTTCCTGATGAGTCAGATTTCTGAGGAGGAGAGCAGTGAGGCTCGACCTTTGTTAGCCACCGGAGTCAGGAGGCCTCCTACTCCACTggcaagtgagagagagccaACCATGCAAGCCATGGAGATGGAGGAACCAGGCTAGCAGATATTGACGTGCTAATTTTAAACCCATTCTGCCAAAAGTAATGCACATGCGTTTATACAGATGTAGGGTATTTGAAAGACTATCTCCTCCCTGAATTGAAAATCTGCCACCCACAGCACTGATCCCACTCCCTGAGTCTGCACAGGTATGCAGCAGACATCAGGCGCTCCCCAATGTCAAGGAGAGAGTGTGGGGAAGGGTGCTAAGTGCTTTTAAATAATTCAACGGCACATTTTGAAGAATGAGGGAAGGTGGCGAGGAGTGTGCTGGAAGGCGCTGTTCCACAGTCCAGGAGGAGCGAGAAATATGTGCGGCGGGCTCATCAATAATGGAGGGAAGCGGGTCAGGCAGGGCAGCAGCTCTCTGATGCagcgggaggagaggagcggcgCTCGCTGACGGATGATAGAGCCAGCCAGCCCACCTGCCGGCCTGCTggacataacccccccccccccccccactccccaaaATCCCCACCTGAGCGAACATAATGGAGAACAGCTTTGACTCACTAGTGGCTCCATGCATCGTAATCAatccccgacccccccccccccccccccaacacacacacgcacacacacacgcctccacCCTATTCCTATGTCATTCCTCATGATGTGCTCCTTGGAACGGCCGCCCCCCAGGTGGCACTCGGCCTTGGAACGGGTCCACCACAGATCGGGGCCAGATGTGGTTGAGAGCGGCGGTCTCCCATAGCCTCCTTATAGGAATAAGTGGCTGCTTTTCAACTTGCTGCCGAGCCACTTTGGCCAGCCCCACGAGCACTGGAGCGCGGTGGCAGCAGCCAGTGATGGCAGGGCACACCGATCCCGTCCCGACACTGTTGGGATTGAGCTCTGTCCGCCCCAGGTGAGTCATCCGTTTTTTTCCCAGACAAAACACAGGCGCGCTCTCTGAGGACCTGCACTCGTTTGCCATTGACtgggtgattttttttgtttgttttttttctccttttcctcGGAGGACACTTGCGCCGCTCCTGTCTTGGTGCTGACAAACCACTAGCGTGTAATTAACGTTAACGTGTTATTTAGGCTGAGGACAGCGGATCAGCTAATGGCTGGCTGGGCTTGTGTGAAGGAGGTTTTTGCATGCAGCAACCTTGCAATTACGACACTGTTATGCTCTGCTGCTGTCTAGACACTGAAGTGATAACGCCACATCAAACTAACCCAGCAGGATGACAAGCAATAGGTGAGTATGTGCAATGCATAATTATGTAAAAAATTTTgttggtgtttggtgttttctgaaAAGATGTACGTCTATTTCACCTCAGACCTATAATTACAGTTGACTGGAGGGCTGATAAATTGAGAAATTGAGAtgtaagagagatggagggagggagagagagtgaaagaaagaatgaaagaaagaaagaaagaaaaaaagagagagagagagaaattgagagatagagagagggagggaaagagagagagagagtgtacaaTAATTGAACACACTGGCGGCCCCATTGGGGTTCACCATCATGCACCTATAATTACAGTCGACTGGAGGGCTGATAAATTGAAAACAAGACAAAAGTTGATGTAAGAGagatgtaagagagagagagtaagagttgAGATGCAAAGTCATGACAGTACAACATTTCCACTGACTACCATTGACCTGGGGCTTCACTATCACACACCACGTTACACCACATCCTGCAGGTTACGCGGAGTTTCTGAGCCTGCTCAGCAGTCTCTGTTTTACCGCCTCGCCTCGctctctctgctttcctctccAGTGGCTTCAGGAAGGAAACAGTGACGGGGGTGAACACCCATTTCAAAAGCCAACACCAGAGGAGCA from Alosa sapidissima isolate fAloSap1 chromosome 9, fAloSap1.pri, whole genome shotgun sequence includes these protein-coding regions:
- the mgat3b gene encoding LOW QUALITY PROTEIN: beta-1,4-mannosyl-glycoprotein 4-beta-N-acetylglucosaminyltransferase (The sequence of the model RefSeq protein was modified relative to this genomic sequence to represent the inferred CDS: inserted 2 bases in 1 codon) — its product is MKMRRHRVFLLCTVGLCVISFLHYYKALHYVSLLRELSAPYPNIKSFIMVTGFFWRERATPLASAVPEEGPPLDLRPSDTKPRAGEHMEGERMMGGLDDPGGLVMEVGEDPGVPRPWGRPEEPPHRDPEKNERQKVTPWHPNPPVVRLRPEAPHVVVEVEELXTPRRLLPPDPIESMDDLHSRVHHLQNDRAPYFVRTKAGALCFRQGTEVAPPGGQAKVAGPTAAAAAAAAAATKHGQRQLLQQPMHPQLQQQQQQQQQQYPPEEQAGTLRAKPRRGKRLVKCVCRPGWHGPYCGVPTMVYHSNLPTKERLTPRETPRRVINAINVNHEFDLLHVRFHELASAVDLFLVCESNFTAYGDRRPLRFLRLLLNGTYDYIRHKILYVFLDHFPDGGRQDGWIADDYLRTFLTRNGMSRVAGLRPDDVFLINDADEIPAREGILFLKLFDGWTEPFAIHMRKSLYGFFWKQLGSLEVVSGCTVGMLHDVYDNDGIRLRRREYYTMPGFRKYENDTGHILVQWSLGSPFHFAGWHCSWCFTPEGIHFKLISAQNGDFPRWGDYEDKRDLKYIRELIRTGGWFDGSVQEYPPSDPKEHMYAPKYMLDHYEQYRYLLENPYETKINGG